A genomic window from Denticeps clupeoides chromosome 11, fDenClu1.1, whole genome shotgun sequence includes:
- the LOC114799276 gene encoding probable E3 ubiquitin-protein ligase DTX2, which produces MAASADIFPEVILLVGVETFRDRRRVLQMVSRVPRSQRSTKDSYQIQGSFDEIEQLFLELATLERNTWRDFALEQKKLQMGAEPNNTETTEVEHVDIDDWVMNFIEQKCCDGLEKVQGSNVSLHRSHTKKQIHFLPQKSTPMIHTQFARQRFLTFYQKIATELQVKNFSIGQYQLKQLENDFPDLLFSRTSNKNTVTVTGSYTSIERLREAMRGYKAKGDRSQEHRTNTKVKLDMKAHGEETCPICMDTCSNRKTLSVCKHSFCRECVEKAFQIKPACPVCGVLYGALRGNQPENGSMSITTDSTPLPGYGGYGTITIRYLVPSGVQGDEHPNPGQRYEGVARTAYLPDSPEGREVLKLLKRAFSQRLTFTIGRSSTTGRSNVVTWNDIHHKTSRSGGPSCYGYPDQEYLGRVREELKVKGIS; this is translated from the exons ATGGCGGCCAGCGCCGAC ATCTTTCCAGAAGTCATCCTGCTGGTGGGCGTGGAAACGTTTCGGGACAGGCGACGAGTTCTGCAGATGGTCTCCAGGGTTCCACGCTCACAGAGATCCACCAAAGACTCTTATCAAATACAGGGTTCATTTGATGAAATTGAACAGCTTTTTTTGGAGCTGGCAACACTGGAGAGAAACACTTGGAGAGATTTTGCTTTGGAACAGAAGAAACTTCAAATGGGAGCAGAACCCAACAATACAGAGACTACAGAAGTAGAACATGTGGACATTGATGACTGGGTTATGAATTTCATTGAACAGAAATGCTGTGACGGACTGGAGAAGGTCCAGGGAAGCAACGTCTCTCTGCATCGAAGCCACACGAAGAAGCAAATCCACTTCCTGCCGCAGAAAAGTACACCAATGATCCACACCCAGTTCGCCAGGCAACGGTTCCTCACGTTCTACCAGAAGATTGCTACCGAACTGCAGGTCAAAAACTTCTCAATAGGACAGTACCAACTGAAGCAGCTTGAGAATGACTTTCCAGATCTTTTGTTCAGCAGGACATCCAATAAGAACACGGTTACTGTGACTGGAAGCTACACCAGCATAGAAAGACTCAGAGAGGCTATGCGTGGCTACAAAGCTAAAGGAGACAGGAGTCAAGAACATAGAACCAACACCAAAGTAAAGCTGGACATGAAAGCACATGGTGAGGAGACGTGTCCCATCTGCATGGACACCTGCAGCAACAGGAAGACCTTGTCTGTGTGCAAGCACTCCTTCTGCAGAGAGTGCGTGGAAAAGGCCTTCCAGATCAAGCCTGCCTGTCCCGTCTGCGGGGTTCTGTATGGCGCGCTGAGGGGCAACCAGCCGGAGAACGGCTCCATGAGTATCACCACCGACTCCACGCCCCTGCCTGGGTATGGGGGATACGGAACCATCACCATCCGTTACCTCGTCCCGAGTGGCGTTCAGGGG GACGAACATCCCAACCCTGGGCAGCGGTACGAGGGCGTGGCCCGCACCGCCTACCTCCCAGACTCCCCCGAGGGCCGCGAGGTGCTGAAGTTGCTGAAGAGGGCCTTCAGCCAGAGGCTGACCTTCACCATCGGTCGCTCGTCCACCACCGGCAGGAGCAACGTGGTCACCTGGAACGACATCCACCACAAGACGTCCCGCAGTGGCGGCCCCAGCTG CTACGGTTACCCAGACCAAGAGTACCTCGGGCGTGTACGAGAAGAGCTGAAAGTGAAGGGCATCTcttaa